In Candidatus Eisenbacteria bacterium, the sequence CCTTTATGAATTGCGCAAGCGTTTTGGTATGCTCTTTCAAGGCGCGGCCCTCTTCGATTCTCTCACCGTCGGCGAGAACGTCGGCCTCGGCCTGACGGAGCACACCAGGCTCTCGAAGGCGGAGATCGACGAGCGGGTGATGGAGCGGTTGAAGATGGTCGGCATGGGTCACACGGTGGACAAGAAGCCCTCCGAGCTGTCCGGAGGGATGCGGAAGCGGGTCGGCCTCGCCCGGGCCATCGCCATGGACCCGGAGATCATTCTATACGACGAACCGACCACGGGGCTCGACCCGATCATGGCGGACGTGATCAACGAGTTGATCCGCAATCTGCAAAGCCGGCTGAACGCCACCTCGATCACGGTGACCCACGACATGATCAGCGCCTATAAGGTGGCGGACCGGATCGCCATGCTTCACGAGGGAAAGATCATCTTCGAGGGCGCCGTCGACGAGACCAAGAACAGCGGCGACCCGGTGGTGCAGCAGTTCATCCGGGGCGAGGCGGAGGGACCGGTCGGAACGGTCTAGCAAGCGGAGGGGACCATGGCCTCACGCGGCCTGGAATGGAAAGTGGGATTGGTGGTCTTCACGGCCACCGTTATTTTCGTCGCCGGCGTCATCTACCTGGGCCAGAAGGAGATCGGCGCCAAGGGCCCGGAGGTGCGGGTCTCCTTCCGGGAAGTGGGCGGGCTCTCCGTCGGCGATCCCGTCACCGTGTCCGGTCTGAAGCGCGGTTCGGTGGAGGATATCCGGCTCTCCGAGAGCGGGGTGATCGTCACGCTCCGGCTGCGGCCGGACGTGAGTCTCCATTCCGACGCGCGGATCAGCATCGAGAACCAGGGGATCATGGGGGAGAAGTTCGTCGCCATCATCCCCGGTTATTCCGGCGAGCCCCTCGACCTGACCGGCGTGGTTCCCGGCGGCTATTCGCCCGGCCTCACCGAGGCGATGGCGCAGCTCGGCTTGGTGCTGGAGGACATGGGCTCCATCGTCGCCCGGGTGGAAAAGACGCTGCAGGAGTACGACGTGGCGCCGCCGCTCCAGGAGGCGATCATCGCTCTCCGGGACGTTTCGCTGGAGATGAAGGCGATTCTGGCGGAGAACCGCGCCGACACGCGCGCCGCCATGGGTTCCTTCCGAAGCGTCGCGCAGGAGTTGGACGACATGCTCGTCGCCAACCGGGATTTGGTGGACACCTCCGCGGTGGACCTGGCCGCGTCGATGGCTCGCCTGAACTCGACCACGGAGAAGCTCGAACGCGCCTCGGAATCGCTGGAGCTGATCCTGAAGCGCGTCGAGCACGGCCAGGGAACGCTCGGGAAACTCTCCCGTGACGACAAGCTCTACAAGGAGCTGCTCCAAACCACGCAGAACCTGAACGATCTGATCCGGGACATCCAGAAGAACCCCAAACGATACTTGAAGCTGGAAATATTTTGAGCGACCGGTTCCTCATTCCGGAAGTCGTCGCCGTGGTGCCCGCCGCCGGGGCGGGGCGGCGTTTCGGCGCCGGCGCGCCCAAGTCATTCCGCGAGTTGGCGGGGCGGACGATTCTGGCGCGCACCCTCGATGCGCTCGCCGCGGCTCCGTCCATCGGCGGCCTGGTGGTCGCCGCGCCGCCGGACCGGCTGGACGAGGTCCGGCGCCTCGTCCCGGACGGCGCCCCACTGCTCGCGGTGGTCGCGGGCGGGGAAGAGCGTTTCGATTCGGTCCGGAACGCTCTGGCCGCCGTCCCCGAGGGGACGGCGATCGTGGTCGTGCACGACGCCGCCCGCCCCCTCGTCACGGCGCGGGAGACGGAAGAGGCGATCGAGGCGGCCCGGCGTTACGGCGCGGCGCTCACCGTCTCCGCGCCGGTGGAGACGGTCAAGCGGATCGACGGGGACCGGGTCACGGCGACTCTCGATAGGGACTTGATCCGCCTGGCTCAGACCCCGCAGGCCTTTCGCGCGGATCTCCTTC encodes:
- a CDS encoding ABC transporter ATP-binding protein; protein product: MNGNDPTIRIRGLEKCFGPLEVLRGVDLDVHSGESLVIIGPSGCGKSVLLKHMIGLIRPDAGSIRVKGEEITEMGSESLYELRKRFGMLFQGAALFDSLTVGENVGLGLTEHTRLSKAEIDERVMERLKMVGMGHTVDKKPSELSGGMRKRVGLARAIAMDPEIILYDEPTTGLDPIMADVINELIRNLQSRLNATSITVTHDMISAYKVADRIAMLHEGKIIFEGAVDETKNSGDPVVQQFIRGEAEGPVGTV
- a CDS encoding MCE family protein yields the protein MASRGLEWKVGLVVFTATVIFVAGVIYLGQKEIGAKGPEVRVSFREVGGLSVGDPVTVSGLKRGSVEDIRLSESGVIVTLRLRPDVSLHSDARISIENQGIMGEKFVAIIPGYSGEPLDLTGVVPGGYSPGLTEAMAQLGLVLEDMGSIVARVEKTLQEYDVAPPLQEAIIALRDVSLEMKAILAENRADTRAAMGSFRSVAQELDDMLVANRDLVDTSAVDLAASMARLNSTTEKLERASESLELILKRVEHGQGTLGKLSRDDKLYKELLQTTQNLNDLIRDIQKNPKRYLKLEIF
- the ispD gene encoding 2-C-methyl-D-erythritol 4-phosphate cytidylyltransferase is translated as MSDRFLIPEVVAVVPAAGAGRRFGAGAPKSFRELAGRTILARTLDALAAAPSIGGLVVAAPPDRLDEVRRLVPDGAPLLAVVAGGEERFDSVRNALAAVPEGTAIVVVHDAARPLVTARETEEAIEAARRYGAALTVSAPVETVKRIDGDRVTATLDRDLIRLAQTPQAFRADLLRRAFRTAEEDGVKGTDEASLVERLGEPVVPVEADRWNRKITVEEDLRLAEWVLREVRR